GTCGCACCATAAGAACGGGCGTTACATTAATGTTGGTGGACCTTTCCCCAAGCcttccacccccccccccccccccacccatGAGAGATATAAAACATTAGATTGACTTGCTGCGAGGTTTTATCTTGTTCGACAGACCAACATATCGCCTCGTCGCCAAGGAGTTTGAGGAGTTGTGGCATGAAGGccttgtttggatattgagatgagaaatatgtgaatagtagtgaaataatttatgaatagtaatgaaacagtttgagttaagatgttttatgggttttttgaaataagagagaaaaagttgaagaaaaaaattataaagttataatattatttttattttaaaatttgagaaagttgtattattttttgtattttattggaaagttgagaaaaattgtaatgattagataatgattaaatgaaaattttaagatttgaaattgaaaaacacttatatttgaatggtgtttggatgttgagatgagatgaaatgatatcatctcaacattcaaacaggGCCTAAGTATTGGAGTTGTTGGAGAGGGGATACATTCGTTAGAGTATGTGCATGGATGTAGTTCCTACCTTATGGGTGCCGAAAGATGGTCCATGGCATATGTGTGTAGATAGTAGGGCGAATAATAGGATCTCAATGAAGTATAGATTTCCAACTCCCCACCTAGATGACATGTTGGATAACTTTTCAGGCGCACGTCTCtcattctctcattttctctagGTTTCTCTCTCTGTGTAACTCGAGTTCACTTCAAGGGGTActaggaagaagaaggaaggcaAAGTGCTCTGGTGCTCGGGTGAGAGTTGACCAAGTGAAAGGAATTAAGTGATGTACTAATAAGATAAGTTTCCAAAGTATCTGCCATGATCCTCACCAAAATATCTACCACGATACTCTCCGGCATTTCTACTTTTTCATTCCATAAATTTCTGCACTATGTAAATACAATGTAATTGTTAGTTTCTATATTCAACAGATTGTATAGATGGAAGAATCCAAGTATTTGGTTTAGTACAACCAGAATTTACCTTCTGGTGTAGTATCCTGTACATTATATAACCTTATTCCGTTTCGCTCCAAATTCCAGCTCATTCCTATCCATTTTATCCATTCCAATTGGAATTAGCACTTTGGTCCCCATTTCGTTTCGgattgtttttgtaatttttttgtatttggatggtatttttataaattttaaatccatattgtatttaattaattctagaatataaaatgtattttataattttaattttttttgtaactttaaatatatCTCCTTattctcactttttttaaaatatcattattttgaataatttatctattctttttttttttttttgtgtctcaacgcaagtttgtgattttttcaatatatattcatttcataaatttccaattcttccatatatatacacatatacatgatacacactaatatatatgtatttattcaattagttgttagtttatatatacatataaatatttatatataatatataattaatcatgaAACGGTACACTAAAATACACCGATACCAAAATAttctatttcaatatttaaactgGAATGATcaccaaaatgaaatttaaaacattgggTAGAAGAGCAAAACTTACTCATCTTTGACTTGTGTAATATCTATATAAATCAATACAAGATACACACAAAGTCTGTGGACTgcttttttgaattattttattatagggACATCCATCCTAATAAGCCTTCCTCAACAATGACGAGTGTCCTATGCATTGTCAATAAAGTTGAGTTGCAAAAGGTTCAGTGTGAGGTGTCATGTAGAGAAACCTGAGAGGTTGAAAGCTTATGCAAAGCTTACAAGTTTATGAGCCTTCTTTCATCTTAGTTAAAGGGTAAAACCAAGCAATAGACTCCGTGCCCTTAGACCGAATTTGTGGAAAGCTAAATTCGAATGTTGGGTGGGCTAATGTGTTGCGGGGAATTTCGAGAAATCTAACTAAAAAGTAGCTCAACATACCAAGCCAGACTCATGACAGGTGGGGAATTGCATTTTTGCGCTAGATCGGAGGACTTTGAGATGCTTCCAGGCACTTGCTCAAAGGACTCGGGGAAcctatttctaattgttaggtCGAAAGTCATGGGGAAATATACTTTCCGTGCTTTAGGTCAAAATTTACAGCACTTGCTCACCTAAATCATGCCTATGAATTACCTTGCCCATTCAATTCTTTGTCCATCCTATTCCATTATTCGGCCTACTCTTTGCTCGGCTACTCGTTGCTTGCCCAAATTGCCCGCTTGCTAGCCCAACGATACTTAAATCcaacttttctcaaatttctcacAAGTAAATGTGATCCAAGGTCGTGGCTCTTTGATGCAGGGGATCTGGGTTTGACAATGTTGAGCTGGCAGATTTCACGTAGATGATGCTGGACAGCCTCGAGAAGCAGATCAATACAAATTTTGTAGGAAATGACGAAGATTCCTCTTATTGGAGCAATATTGCGCATGTGTTTGTATTTAGGAGTAGATCACTACTTGCCTAACGCTTATTAAAAATAcaacttaaaatatttctaGTCATGATCCTCCTATTGATAAGAAgtcataaaaacatatatacaaaTTAACCACTTAGTCGCCCAACATtacatttttttgaaaaaaaactaaattgaaAGCAGCTTGTCCTCACTAATAAAAATAGCAATACAAGACAAGCATAGGAaataaaattcaattaaaaCCAGTCTTCTATAGAAAGAGGCCTGGAATTGAGTTCCTTGATTCATAATATTAGAGCACAACAAACAGTATTGATAATCAATTACATATGCAAGTACACAACTAACTATCATCACAGCCTTTAAAGTTGTCCATGAAACCACGAGATATCTAATGTCGACATAGTCAATTTGGCAACCTTTTTAGGGGTATCAAAACTGTAAAATAACTCCAGTACATGAGATCCTCAATCAAATTGAAGCACCTTTGCCTCCAATAAGGATTAATATAAAGGATACTAACTAccgacaaaaagaaaataaggtaAGATACTAAGAAGCTTGCAAAAAAGACTACATGATCTACTTCATACCATTTTGaaggcttttttggttttggatttGACTTATCTGGTGTGGTATAGCAATTCTCCAACGGTGGTCCACAAAGAAATGGATTTCCTTCGTAGCTACTCTTATCAAAAGTCCCAAATTGATATTTCATATCAGGAACCTTACCAGAtaaattattgtatgaaacaTTGAATATTTCCATAAAATTCAAATCAACCAGTGTCGAGGGAATTTCTCCACTCAAACTATTGTGAGAAAGGTCCAAGCTTTCTATCGATGCCAAACTTGAAAATGTCTCCGGAATCGAACCTATCAGTTGATTGTGAGACAAGTTTAGTGAAATAATTGAAGATAGTTGTCCAAGTTTCGCTGGGATTCCACCTGTTAGTCTGTTGCATGACAAATCCAATCCAGACATGTAATCAAGGATGCCACCCTTGTAGGTGCTAGATCTGTACTTCGTTACAAACTGAACCTCAACATGATTATTATAATCATATGGCATTCCTACAGAGGATTCCCAAATATATTTCACTAGAAGACTTTCATATATTAAAGCTTATTTGGTAGACCATGTTAGAGAAAAAAAACCAGGTTGTGAAAAGGCAAGATTAGTAGCATTTATCTTCCCAAAGGTAATATTGTGAAAACAATCCGGTATTGTCCCAGAAAAGGAGTTCCTTGAAAGATCCATTATGCCTATTTTCTTTAGCAAACATATTTGGTTTGGAATCATACCACCAAAATTGTTGCCTCCCAACAAAAGTATTCTTAAGTTAGAAAGCATATTAATTTCAACAGGAAGGGTGCCAGAAAGGTTGTTTTCTCTAACATCCAATGTCTTAAGAGATGATGAGTTAAAAAGGGCACTTGGTATAGATCCTGTAAGCTTGTTCCCTTGCAAAAGTACATTAGACTGTTCATCCAAGCAAGAAGGTAAAGGTCCCGCAAGTGAGTTATGAGAAAGATCTATTAAATCCATTGGATTAATTACACAGGGAATGTGACCCTCAAAAGAATTATTACTCATGATAAGAGCTCCTCCCCCTAACCCCATTATATTTCTTATCCAACTGGGAATTGTACCTGACATGTTGTTGTTCCCAATATCAAACAGATACAAGCTTGTAAGAGTTGATGATACGCTAGATAGAGTACCTGTGAACTGATTGCTGTTCAATTGAAGCATCAATAAGGCTGACAACTTGAAATGCTTCGAGAAGATTTCACCCTAAAAGTTGTTATTGCGtaaattcaaagttttcaagGAGGTACATTTGGAAACCAATTCTGTTGGCACCTTCCCTGAGAATCTATTAAAGGACAAATCCAATACTTGCAAATAACTCATGTCACCAATTGAGGATGGAAAATCACCTTCAAAATGATTTTGGGAAATATTTAGCCAATGTAAATATGGCATTATCTTTCCAATATTTTCTTGAAGTCGCCCATCGAAGTGATTTCCTGAGACATCTATCAAAGAAACATTAATATGGTGCTCTGGTTGTAAATAAAATCGACCCTCAAAAGAATTATTTCTAAGATTTAGCTGTAGTATCCTTGTATTGTTTTCTAGCAACCACAACGGGAAGCTTCCTTTCAACTTGTTGTGAGAGAAATCAACTTTTTCCAAACTGTACTGATCAAAGAGAAACTTGGGGATATTTCCAGTTAGCTTGTTTAGATTACAATTCTGCAATGCTAGGGCCGTTAACTGAAATAATGGGGTCCAACCCAATGGATTTTCAGTTTCAATCACAAGTTTGCTGTTTTCACTCATAATTCGAACCACCTTAAGCTTGGAATGATTAGCGAATGAGCTGAATGAGAACAGACCCTCAAAGAGATTATGACTAAGATCAATATACTCAATCGTTGTGGGATTCAAGCTGGCTACCAGAGATGAAGACAACTTTCCAATGAAATGGTTACCAGATATATCCAACACTCTTAGTGATGATATATTGTTTATGCATCGAGGCAGGATAC
This genomic window from Carya illinoinensis cultivar Pawnee chromosome 7, C.illinoinensisPawnee_v1, whole genome shotgun sequence contains:
- the LOC122315539 gene encoding receptor-like protein 14 isoform X1, translated to MRENRLNGSISPYIGALSSAKAISLSDNYFNGDFPTQDLCKLKKLEELDISYNDFEGILPRCINNISSLRVLDISGNHFIGKLSSSLVASLNPTTIEYIDLSHNLFEGLFSFSSFANHSKLKVVRIMSENSKLVIETENPLGWTPLFQLTALALQNCNLNKLTGNIPKFLFDQYSLEKVDFSHNKLKGSFPLWLLENNTRILQLNLRNNSFEGRFYLQPEHHINVSLIDVSGNHFDGRLQENIGKIMPYLHWLNISQNHFEGDFPSSIGDMSYLQVLDLSFNRFSGKVPTELVSKCTSLKTLNLRNNNF